A DNA window from Citrobacter tructae contains the following coding sequences:
- a CDS encoding glycosyltransferase codes for MRTILMIKAGSQYDALRVFCDEIVDGLRCEHCCVTVFDARKQNLTSLPDELRKKYDLVINFNGYLNDNNEFSSVFNKSNATLISIYVDHPLYHLSRINNKINRNISFYSAQSHVHCMDINKKMLGFFLPMGGVVDKTNDVGAESLNDFRRRSDSILYACSNYGVVENTNPRFYDNDFINKMFLDILNKVELGDVFDDVIDEIAIAYKLNDVSKCKVYHHAFSKIYAYHRARVRGNVLKTLLESNLMIDVYSNGDWSEIEGKYKNLRYHKPISMREYLSKMKEHKFNINDFAVAPDGPHDRVFNTLLHGGVLITYNSLYLDNTIPNNSIVRFDFKSIDSLPKKIDFLIKKPELAYNIARNGYSIALQHTFHNRVKMILSTVDSFVDW; via the coding sequence ATGCGTACAATTTTGATGATCAAAGCTGGTTCACAATATGATGCTTTGAGAGTTTTTTGTGATGAGATTGTTGATGGTCTGAGGTGCGAACATTGTTGTGTTACTGTATTCGATGCTCGCAAACAAAACTTAACGTCACTACCTGATGAATTACGAAAAAAATATGATTTAGTTATAAACTTCAATGGTTATTTAAATGACAATAATGAGTTTTCATCTGTTTTTAATAAATCAAATGCAACATTGATTAGCATTTATGTGGATCATCCACTATATCATCTGTCCAGAATAAATAATAAAATAAATAGAAATATATCTTTCTATAGTGCTCAGTCACATGTTCACTGTATGGATATAAATAAAAAAATGCTTGGTTTTTTCCTTCCGATGGGCGGGGTTGTAGACAAAACGAATGATGTAGGGGCAGAATCGTTAAATGATTTTAGACGCAGATCTGATTCTATTCTATATGCGTGTTCTAACTATGGTGTTGTTGAAAATACCAACCCCAGATTTTATGATAATGATTTCATTAATAAAATGTTTCTTGATATATTAAATAAGGTTGAGTTAGGCGATGTATTTGATGATGTCATTGATGAAATAGCTATCGCATATAAATTAAATGATGTATCTAAATGTAAGGTTTATCATCATGCTTTTAGTAAGATATATGCCTACCATAGGGCAAGGGTTAGAGGTAATGTATTAAAAACATTGCTTGAATCTAATTTGATGATTGATGTTTATAGTAATGGCGATTGGTCTGAAATAGAAGGTAAATATAAGAATCTTAGATATCATAAACCTATTTCAATGAGGGAGTATTTGTCAAAAATGAAAGAGCATAAATTCAATATTAATGATTTCGCAGTTGCCCCAGATGGTCCTCATGACCGTGTGTTTAACACTTTATTGCATGGTGGTGTACTGATTACATATAATTCATTATACCTTGATAATACGATTCCTAATAATTCCATTGTTCGTTTTGACTTTAAATCGATAGATTCGCTACCCAAAAAAATAGACTTCTTAATTAAAAAGCCAGAGTTAGCGTACAATATTGCTAGAAATGGCTATAGTATTGCATTACAGCATACTTTTCATAATAGGGTGAAAATGATTCTCAGTACTGTTGACTCATTTGTTGACTGGTAA